AAAGCAAATACATCTATGGATATATATTAGGACCCTCGTTAGCAGGTCAGCTTCGACTGTAATTAAAGGAGGTATATTTAGTTAACAGAATGCATCCTGTATTATTGAGCGAGAGTGCTGGTACGTGGTAAGAAATACTTAACATAAAAACGTGATCAAACTCTTTCAAATCCTTATAATTAATGTTCTGAGAAAGCGTTTCATGATCTATAGCTGAACCCATATggaatactgtatactgtagtatattgATACCATTGTGGGTGCAGAtttgactaatatatatatatatataaaactgtgtgtaatgtaatcaaagaaactacaaagtctAAAGTCTACCGCAgaccataatagcagtacagtggtctttcatgttagatttcgaaatgtcacattttttcaattttagtcAGAAACCCTGTAACAAAATGCTGAAATTCAACTATGCTATCCCTTTAAAAGCCACTCACAGTAGGTTTACTTACTTGAACTGTTTCTAAAAAATTACTTGAACTGTTTCTAAAAAATTACTTGAACTGtttctaaaaaatacaaaaactctCCAATCTGTCAAGTAACTAGCGTTATTGTTACTTCTGTGTGACTCGCAGATACAAGACTTGCATTCCTGTCTGTAGTTAATTAGGGTTCTTTTTTGCTAAATCAGAACTCTTTATTCCCCCCTTGACATTGTTTCCCCCTGTCTTCCATGCTTCCTGTTTGATAACACATTAAGCCCTTGCTTCCTACAACCTTTGTCCCTCAGCTCAGAACACCTGCTTCCTACTTCCTGTTGTTCCCGGTTGCGACAGGAAGTGGTTCACAAATGTAAAGGAAATTGGAAGCTCACTTCATTTCAGCTACTGTGAGCCCACGAGGtgttggaaaaaaacaaaagaggtTTCTGTTCTGGATCTtgttcctaaaaaaataaatgtaaaaaaaagggtTTGAGAATAAAGTGTTAGCTCTTTTAGTTTCTTGAACCGATGTAtcatgttcttttcttttcttggttTTACCTGCAACGTGATCTTTGACGGACACATTTAAATATTCCTCCTAGCTTTTATATTGTAATTGGATTCTTGTTTCTATGGCAAATGCAAAAAATCTGTCTCATTaacattttgtattgcacaaCTGTGTCAGAATTTATGATTTCTACTTGATTGGTTggctaatattttatatattcacaACCTTAAatacataacactttgcatttacaaGAAGATATGCAATTTAAATGCTTATACATTCACCCATATGCCATGTCTAtgtgtttttcaatatattttcagtttaataTTTGCATTAAACACTGTTTGCATGGTCCCATCATCATTTCTGTACTGTGTAATTAGCACACTATTTCTGTGCATGATTTGGTTTTGAGTGGTGCTTATTTTGCATCCCCAAAAGTAACCAATTTTGATAAAtagcgattaaaaaaaacagaaagccacCCCAGgagcaaataataatatatatatataaaaaaaaaaaaataataataataatcaatttcaAGCTCTGCCAATTTCCATCTCGCCCCTTTGCACCACGGCTGACGGTTTGCTATTTAATTAACCTGCGTTCCCAATTTCCAAAAGCAGGTCCCATTTTACATTCTGGAACTTAAAACAGAAACTAATTTATAAAGCCAGGCAGAAAATGGAGCACGCACTGCGGTGCCTCGTAAATTAAAAGTGACATCGGGAAAATTGATAGAACATCTGAAATTGAAAAGAAGACTCCCCCATCCTCCCCTCCTTCCCCAGAGGCTAGCGATGGGGCTGCAgtgcttaaaatgtgttttttttttttttcccagtctcATCCATTAGTTGTCGGGAGAAGGTCACCTTGCCCAGTGCACCAGATATTGATTTAATTTGAAGAAAGCTAAGGAAAGCAACCCAGGACGTGTGACAAGAGGGAAAATCTCCACGCATTAGGTTAACTTGCAGATGACACAGATACAGCAGACTCTAAACAGAGGCTCAATCTTAATTATTACTGTAGCAGAACCTATCCGATCCTGTAAGACAAGATCCCCTCTATTAACTGACGGACCTCTGGCACGTGTCGTTTACACAGGCTGTTACCAGCTGAACAACTGATAGAAAATGATCAATCAAGTTTAAAACGGTAATTTCAGCTCGTAGCAGGATTGGATGGATTCAGCTGCAGATAAACAGTGCGTGTGGGAATTCAATTTCCCTTTTTATATGCTGTCACTTCACGTGAAACGCAATTCTGGCATGGGGGAGTGCTGCGTTGTCGTCTTGAAAGTAGCCACCGCTACCCAGGTATTTTTGAGTGGATTCATCCAATCGATCTGCAACATTCATTCAGCCTTTCAGAGTGATCAGTGGAGTGTAGCAGCAAAATATAACAGGGTGATGCCGAATCTAGTCAGTATTTATATATACCTTCCTTTTaaacaatgcaacaaaaaaaaacaacaaccattgCCTTTATCTTTGAGATGCCCGTTTCACTCAGTAGAGTTTAGAGGAAATCTGAGAGACATGACTTCTGTATAAATACACCCTACACAGGGTAGGACGcgctgcaaaacaacaacaacaccacttCGTTTCGAGCCACTTCTCCCTGCTTTACGAATGACCCAGTTATATTTAGCATCACCAGTACTGCCAGTACAGTAGACCTTCACAAGTGAGCTCAGAGACAAACACAGCccagtgttgtgttgtgtgtgtgtgtgtgtgtgtgtgtgtgtgttatcttaGATTGATTTTATCTCTATAGGAGGGAATGAAGTCCTCAAGTCTGAtcgctgtgaaaaaaaaacaacaattctgttttaataaaagacAAATGCTTCCTAGGGGTCCAAAACATAACTAACCGCAGGACAAAGGGCCAGGCTAAAATGGAAGTGCTGGTCCCGGCAACTCGTTACCTCATGTAGCAAATGAATCAATTTCTAATGCAAATTATTACACTCATTGATTAGCCAACTTCGCTCGATGTGCATATAAAAAGCACACCGGAATACGAAGAGGAGGCGGGCGGGacaaaatttgaaaaagaaaaaaaaaaagattggagcgttaagagaatttccttttggtGTGTAgccttgtgagatattaaacctggctgaataaacccatataacaacatggagctgaaatcgatcacactgtggtacagttcacaagtcaagctctttttgtttcacattaagtTCTGTTACAATATGCAGCTAACTTTTCCAAAACCCTATATCCCTGGGAACATGAGTATGTGCATTTGTTCttaaataatgctggctaaaaagtctgtaattttgacaagacaaatgcgCCTTCATAATGtgtcagttatttatttcagttatgACGGTTTTTTTTGACGAACCATACCATATTTATAAAAGGagcattatataataataatataatattattataattattactatACTTTACTCCGAATGAGGCTTCAAGTCTGTTTCTTTTTCCAAATGCATGGTCTTTTTTCCTCCCGTTACAAATACCCccgctcccccaccccccacaaagGATGTAGGAAAATGGCTTTCCACCCCCCCTAATCCCTGCAGAGTGATACAGGGGgtgggaggagaggagagtgcATGAGTGCTGGCTCACCGGCTCTAGCATTTAAATTGAATGTAAAGTTCATTTTCTGTGCCACTGCACCTCCCCCCTCACTCCCCAGCTGTCAAGACGGGTCTAGACTGTCCTTAAAAGGGACGAGGAGTTCAGATCCGAAAATGAGGTGTGACAGCATGGCACGGAAATTGGTAGACCCCTCAAAAAATCAGATTAGGACAATCGCAACAGTCTGACCATGATAAACTACAGACAGTGTTACGATTGCAACTGAAGATTACTGGGTATGGGTCTCTATCCCCTCCTCCCTAGTATTCTTTTCATCCAGTTTCCCCATTTCATTTTGGCTCTCTctatccccctccccctcccttctctGAACCGCTCCTGGTCTCTTTCAGTCCCTGGTGAATGGTGTGGCTGCATCTCCACGGCAACGCTGGCCCCATGGGAGCTGATTCTTTCATGGGGAGTCCCTTTGTATTATCCAGTGATTCACAACCCAGTCTGAATTCAAAACtactctctctttctttctctttgaaATGTGGCAATGCACCTGGTTTGAGCCACAGTAGTCGCCTGTGTTTTTATACAGATGCATCTGATTTGATTCCCAGTTTCAGTTGGGTTTTTAAAGCAGGTTGTTTGGCTGTGAAATTAGAAGTAACCTCCAGAGGGGATCAACAGACAGCTGGGTAATACTAAGGGGTAAATAATGGGTGAGTTTCAAGTCTTATTTGATGGTAGCCAGTGACCAACTGGCCCGTCGAGAAAGGGGACAGGAGAAGATCACTTTAAAGATGAATGCATTCctttgttttcaatgtattagtgataacaaaaaaaaatgggagGTTGAAAAGTCTGGTCGCtaacctttaataaaaaaagagttgCCTGTACTGAAGTAACATCATTGTAGACACTGTGCCAGGTCTTAAATTAGCTAGACAGCTTTCCGGATTCAGCACAACAGCTTCAGTTAAAGGGAGCTTCGGTTgtcattgcattttaaatgtacatttttgtacactttttttgggggggtttgctGTCATTCTCACTGGCCCTACAAGCTATATCAAATTCACTTCACTCTAAACCTGCCTTCACTtagctttgagcttgcctggagaaccCTAAGTTCCGGCACAGAACAACTTTCCTCATTTCATTCAACCTTTCAAACTCCGCCAGCCCTCTCTGCACTTAAATAAATAGAGAAAGTAGACGGGGCCGTGTGAATTAAGCGACTTCCAGTCAAAACAGTCATAACTAAAGTCTGTCCTTGAACctatttaaacataataaaaatccCATCGTGGTAACCCATTTTTTTGCCCTTCCTTGTCTCCCCTGCCCTTCCTTGTCTCCGCTCCCCAGGCGAAGCTGATCGTCCCCAACAGCACGGCAGGCCTGATCATCGGGAAGGGCGGCGCCACCGTCAAGGCCATCATGGAGCAGTCTGGCGCCTGGGTGCAGCTTTCCCAGAAGCCCGAGGGCATCAACCTGCAGGAGCGCGTGGTGACCATCAGCGGCGAGCCTGAGCAGAACCGAAAGGCCGTGGAGATCATCGTCCAGAAGATCCAGGAGGACCCGCAGAGCAGCAGCTGCCTGAACATCAGCTACTCCAACATCTCCGGCCCGGTGGCCAACTCCAACCCAACGGGCTCCCCGTACGCCAACTCCACCGAGGTCCTTCCCTCAGCAGCGGCCGCAGCGGCAGCTACGGCCTCCAGCCTCCTGGGGCAGGCCAGCCTGGCGGGAGTGGGCACTTTCCCTACGACCATGTCCAGCTTCTCTGGGAACGATCTCCTGACCATCAGTTCGGCCCTCAACACCCTGGCCAGCTACGGCTACAATACCAACTCCCTGGGGCTGGGGTTGAACCCAGCCGCAGCTTCCGGGGTGCTGGCAGCAGTGGCGGCAAGCGCCAACCCCGCTGCGGCGGCCGCTGCCAACCTCCTGGCCTCCTATGCCAGCGACGCTTCAACCAGCGTCGGCCACCATGCCGGCCACTTAGGAGGCTTCACCCTGGGGTCCCTGGCTGCTGCGACGGGAGCTACCAACGGCTACCTAAACGCCGCCTCTCCCCTGATGGCGAGCTCCTTCCTGGCAACTGAGAAGCTGGCAGAAGGTGCCAAAGATGTGGTGGAGATTGCCGTGCCAGAAAACCTAGTGGGAGCCATCCTTGGGAAAGGAGGGAAGACGCTAGTGGAGTATCAGGAGCTGACGGGAGCACGCATCCAGATCTCCAAAAAGGGGGAGTTTATCCCCGGCACCAGGAACCGTAAAGTCACCATCACCGGTTCTCCGGCCGCCACTCAAGCCGCACAGTATCTCATCAGCCAGCGGATCACTTACGAGCAGGGCGTGCGCGCCACCAACCCCCAGAAAGTGGGCTAGAGCCAGAACGAGGGAAGGGGGGGAATTCCTCAAATCGAAATCGGCATCTTCCAGCGTTGAGTTGGTTTCGCGTTTCAGTATTCAAGGAGAAAAAACACAGCTCTGACGGCAAAGCAAGCGGAACAAATGTGTGATATGTAAATATGGGTTTGTTACTGTGATAGTtaggttcttttttttgttgtggtaATCCTGGAATTTGAcaggatttttagtttttttttggtcGTGAACGGCAATGTAAACTGGCATGCTGCCGTATTCAGCCCCTCAGAGTTTTTCTTCTGCCTCCCGAGAAATTCCAGCCCCCGTAGCCCCTCGTGTCCTTATTGCTGCAGCTTGCGATTTTTGGCTCCAGCTCTGCCCCCTCTATTACAAcccccttcccctccctccttccctctctccttccctcccccTTTGTGAGTCCGTAAAGACGGCAAGTGATTCGAGAAAGAAGGACAATCCTCCATTTTTCCACCCGCAATTTCTTATCTCAACCTTTTGGGTGGGCAAATGCCAACCAGCTTAGGCCAGTGGTTCTAATCCTCAGCAGTCCAGGAACTTAGTCCCCAAGTTCCTAAAATAAATTGTAGTGTTGTACACACTGCACAGA
This is a stretch of genomic DNA from Polyodon spathula isolate WHYD16114869_AA chromosome 40, ASM1765450v1, whole genome shotgun sequence. It encodes these proteins:
- the LOC121304939 gene encoding RNA-binding protein Nova-1-like yields the protein MKMMTGGAVHQNGIFSNAHHHSQQPHMDSDPPDSRKRPLETPTEASSTKRTNIGEEGEYFLKVLIPSYAAGSIIGKGGQTIVQLQKETGATIKLSKSKDFYPGTTERVCLIQGTVEALNGVHNFIAEKVREMPQSAQKSEPVSILQPQTTVNPDRIKQAKLIVPNSTAGLIIGKGGATVKAIMEQSGAWVQLSQKPEGINLQERVVTISGEPEQNRKAVEIIVQKIQEDPQSSSCLNISYSNISGPVANSNPTGSPYANSTEVLPSAAAAAAATASSLLGQASLAGVGTFPTTMSSFSGNDLLTISSALNTLASYGYNTNSLGLGLNPAAASGVLAAVAASANPAAAAAANLLASYASDASTSVGHHAGHLGGFTLGSLAAATGATNGYLNAASPLMASSFLATEKLAEGAKDVVEIAVPENLVGAILGKGGKTLVEYQELTGARIQISKKGEFIPGTRNRKVTITGSPAATQAAQYLISQRITYEQGVRATNPQKVG